Within Ovis aries strain OAR_USU_Benz2616 breed Rambouillet chromosome 11, ARS-UI_Ramb_v3.0, whole genome shotgun sequence, the genomic segment GGGGAGCAGGAGAGACCAGATCAGCGAGGGTGTGCAGGGCCCCCTCCAGAGCCCTGGGCACCTCCCCACCAGGCCCGGCAGCGCCCCTACCATGCTGAGCTGTGACTGCAGCTCGATCTCCAGGGCCTGCAAGGTGCGCCGGAGCTCCGAGATCTCGCTCTTGCCGCTCTGAACCAGCTCGCTGTTGGTGGCCACCTCGCGGTTCAGTTCCTCCGTCTGCAGACAGGACACAGGACAGGGCAGCATGAGCCTGGCTTCCCTTTTCCAAGGCGACCCCCATGGTCTCCATATGCTCAGCCCAGGGCCCACTCTGGACCCAGACAGACACCTGGAGCACCCACTCCCCGCAACTCCCCTCACCATGGCTGCCTTCCTGACCTGCCTAGGCCTCTCAGGCCTCCTTCCAAACCTGACTGCGGGAGCAACGCCTTCTCATTAGCCTCCCACCTCCCCAAACCCAGAAGACTTTGAGAGGCTGTTAAATTTTACCTCTAATGCCTTCAAGAAGAAGGTACAAGAGTAGGAAATTTGAGGACCAGCCAGGACAGTAGCCAGACCCGTGGTACTGGTTCCTAACTTCTTGAGGGACAGATGGAAGCTCCTGGGGTCTTGATTCTCTGGCTTTATTCCTGAGGAGGACTCCCCCTGACCCCCTCAGATCCCAGTTTCAGGCAAGCTGAAGGCCTGTGAGTGCAACAGGCAACCCTGACACCTGGGGTCCGTGCAGCTCACCGGGGTTAAGGCACCCAAGGTGCCAGGGTCTGGGCTTGCTGTGGGGACTCAGGCCCTGCGCCCCATGCCCCGGGAGAGACCTCTGGTCTGCAGCAGCCCTCACCTTGCTGAAGAACCAGTCCTCGGCATCCTTGCGGTTcttctctgccatcttctcaTACTGGTCACGCATCTCGTTCAGGATGCGGCTCAGGTCCACGCCGGGGGCAGCGTCCATCTCCACGTTGATCTCGCCACCCACCTGTCCTCGAAGGGCTTTCATCTCCTGTGGAGGAGGGGATGGTGGGTGTGGGTATCCCCCGCTCTGACCTCTCACTCCCAACCTTCCCAGGCAAGCTCTCCAGACCCCTCCCACAACGTCCCCTTTGTTCGGCTCACCTTCTACCCTCTGACCCTCCAAATGACTTTTGTTCACCTGGTCTGTGTGGGCTTTGCCTCCAATATCAGACTAGGGGTTCCCCAGGATAAATCTTGTGCTCCCTCACTAGACTGAACActctctgaaaataaaatcttaattctTAGGCCTGAGCCCCCAAAACCTCCCATCTAACTTCCAAACTTCTACCTAGGGTCCATATTGGAGGGTTTGAGCTGGGAATCCTCCTCAATTATCTCCTGTCTGGTGAGGGAGGCCAGGATGGGCATAAGAGGCTTCTGTGGGCCCCTGGGAGACTCCCCAGATGCAGGGAAGTAAGGTGGTACATGGAGAAGGCTGCCCTGCATGGGGAACTGGGCTCTGCAGACAGGGCAACACTCTAAGCTAACCAGCCTGGACACCTGGGCAGCACCCTGCCTTCAAATGCTGAGCAGGGTGGAGTGAAAGCCAACCCCAGTCCTGGGGCCCAGAGACCACGAAGGGCaaggccccacccctgcccatctTCCTgactcctctcctctctgcctcctgcctcccctaACTAAGCCCAGGGACCTTCAGAATCTGCTGCACAGTAGGAGTGCTCGTCCCAGTCACAGCAATGGCACAGCCTTGGCACAGCAATGGAGCCTTGCCACCCCCTCACATCTCTTTGACCTACTGCCCCAGCTGCCTCACCTCCTCGTGGTTCTTGCGGAGGTAGGCCAGCTCCTCCTTGAGGTTCTCGATCTGCATCTCCAGGTCAGCTCTGGCCAGGGTCAGCTCGTCCAGCACCCTGCGCAGGCCGTTGGTGTCGGCCTCCACACTCACACGCAAGGCCTGCTCTGTCTCAAACCTGCAAAGGGAACCAGAGAGTTCTGTCAAGATGCTTGGACTGGCCGGTGCAGGTTCTGACCAGCACCCTTCCCTTGAATGATGAGGGGgtgtttgttcagttgctaagtcatgtccaactctttgccaccccttggactgcagcatgccaggcttccatgtccttcaccatctcccagagtttcctcaaactcatgtccgttgagtcagtgacaccttccaaccatctcatcctcagtcgcccccttcttctccagccctcaaatctttcccagcatcagagtctcttccaatgacaGGGTGGAGTGGAAGCCATTCCCAGCCCTGGGACCCTGGGAACGCAGGGCAAGGCCCCACCCCACCTGGCTTCCTgactcctctcctctctgcctcctgcctcccctctctctcttccatcACCTGACTAAGCCCAGTGATCTTCAGAATTTGCTGCTTTTGCAGCATCCTGGGCTAAGAGGTGAACTCCTTAACCCTCAGATTCTGGACCTTGCCATCAGCAACCGAGGAGGCCTAGGCTCCTCAGTAGGGAGGGCTGCCCCCAGCTTCTCCCCAGACCCTGGCCAGGGCTCACTTGGTGCGGAAGTCATCAGCAGCCAGGCGGGCATTGTCGATCTGAAGCAGGATGTTGGCATTGTCCACGGTGGCCGTGAGGATCTGGGAAGATGGGAGAGTGATcaggtccctgggttggaataaCTCAACCCAGACCAGGATTCTGAGATGAGACTGTCCATCTGGGGGCCAGGATGTGGCTACCTTCTCCAGGAAGGCTCCCTTCCCACCCTGTCTCCCTGCTTTACTGCTCTACAGTTGGTGACAGAGGCAGGGCCAGCAGGAGTCTGATGGCTGAtactcccctcctccccccacagaACCCCCTTGCCAGACTCTGCCTTAAACCAAAGCAGACAGCCAGCTGGGAGTGCCAGGCTCGGAATGCAGGAGAGCCAGAAAAGAATAGGAGGATGCCCCAGGCAGCTCTTCCCTAATCCTGGAAAGAGGATGGATGTGAGAAACTCCCTCATATTACAATTCGGGATACAGTGCCCCTAAGAGGCTTCCCGCAAGAGGAAAACTAAAGGAGCCCTCACCAAAATGTACTTCCTAATCAGAAGTCATGACCCCGGCTAAGCCCTGACCCCAGGCTCCAGGAGGCAGCCCTGCTCCAAGTTTACTGAGCCCGTCTTGAGGGTGCAGCAGGAGAGATGGAGAAGCcagaaaaatccccaaataaGGCATAGAAGTGGCCTCCTGAGGTCCCACCcactctctcctgcctcctcctcccagcaGGTGCCAGCAGGAGATCACCAGACCCCTGACACCACCTTAGCCCTAAATCCCCCTCTTGTTCCAAGGAAAGCCATGTCTGAGTATCCGGCAGCCCCAGGAGCCcagccctcctcctgcctccatcctTCTTATCCTACAACCACACAAGGTGGTAAAAAGCTCCATGATGGGAAACAGGCTCCAGGGAGCCCCACAAGACCTACTTGTCCCTAGCCCAGGCTACTGTCCTGAAAAAGAACTCGTAAGCCACATAGTGGCCCCAAGGTGGGCTCCCAGAGGCCAAGCTGGAGCCAAGCTGTCCTTGGCTCCCCGAGACCCTGTGGCAGCCCCCAGGCTGGGCTCCAGGCCTTGATCAAGGGCAGATGGTAGGGGAGGAGAAGCTGTGCCCCACCCAGGACCCCTCCCATCACAGCTCCTACCTTGTTCCGCAGGTCCTCGATGGTCTTGAAGTAGGAGCTGTAGTCAGGAGCCGGCCCCGGGGCTTGCTTCTGGTACCAATCACGAATCTTCAGCTCCAGCTCCGTgttggcctcctccagggcacgCACCTTGTCCAGGTAGGAGGCCAGGCGGTCATTGAGGTTCTGCATGGTGGCTTTCTCGCCTCCCACCAGCAGCCCGTCGACACCTCCAAAGCCACCTCCAAAGCCACCGCCGACAAAGCCACCACTGCCATAGCCGCCACCAGAGCCAAAGCTGTAGCAGCTAGAGTAGCTGCTGCCTCCAAGGACACTGCCCAGGCCACCGGCAGACCCCAGCCTGCAGGAGCCACCACCCAGGCTGCCAGACACGCGGCAGGAGCGGGATGAGCTGCCCCCCAGGCCGGAGGAGCCCTTGATGGAGCCGGAGGAGAAGTGGCGGATGGTGGTGGTCATGGTGGTGGCAGCAGGTGGCGGGCAGACACGGAGCGAGAAGGCTGGAGAGGAGAGAAGCCCAAGATGCTGTTACTGCCAGGGCTCACCAGCCTCCTTTATAGGCCCTGACAAGTGGGCGTAGCGATTACAACAGGCTCACTCCTCTGTTTCCATTCCCCTGGGCTTTCATCACTGCTGGCTGCCCGCCAGCTCCCAGGTGGCTgtgggccccctcccctcccaccgtCAGGTCTTTGCATAATTTCTCTGAACCCTCACGCTGGGCGTCTGCGTGTGTGTCTCTGGTCTCAGGCCCGTCACCTGTGATTCAGGCGGGCCCTCCAGCTACGCTTTCCCATGACCTAATACGGAGAAGAGGAATAAGAAGGACGTCACCGTCACGGGCCCTCCCAGGCAGCTGCCACCCCAGCCACACCTGCTTGGACCCTGTGTCTGGTGGGCAGTGGGCTTGGAACCCAGGCTGCTCCCAGCCATTCACCATGCCACAGCTGGTGCTCCCCCTGGGCGGCAGGGTGGGCAGCAAGCGCCGAGACCCCATCTTGCCTTGGACCCAAACCCACCGGGCTCAGCAGGCAGCAGCTGGGTCAAGGTTGATTACCACCccatttacagaaaaggaaactggggCTTATACGGGAAGGGTGTCCCTCTGCCCGACCTGACTCAGAACCCGGCTGGCAGGCTTTCATCCTTCATCCTTCACTGCACTCAGCCACAGCACCCTTCCGCCTCCCTGGGGGCCCCTGACACACTGGCCCCCCCTTCTGCAGAGCCCTGATGCCAGGGGAGCATGTAGGGGCTATGATTCCATCTGGCTAGTTTTCTGCTCCTGTCTCTCACCCTAGAACCCCCATCTGGTTAGTTTTCTGCACCTATCTCTCACCCTGGAACCCCCTGGGACCCTAGCATCCTTTCTTGACCTTtccccattttctctttctcaggtGGGGAGTTCTGGGCTGGAGCAGGCAAAGAGGAGCTTAGCTGCAGGCTGGGGAAGTGGCAGGTTGGGAGGGGGCATCAAGATAAGGGGAACAGGAAGAACTGCCCCTTCCAGCCTCCCTACCCTTCCTGTGCCCCAAGAACCCTTGGATGGGGGGTATGTGGCTTCAGATCCCAGCTGGCTGGAAATCTAAAGGACACTGCCCAAGAAGACGGTCTTCCTAGGAACCCTCAACCCCCGCCAGTTGGGAGAGGTCCCCTGCAGCCACCCCCAGAggccccaccccatcctctgaGCTAGCCCCTCAGAATGGGCCGAGTGCCCGCCCCacagccccaccctgccctgcccaccaccCTCAGTCCCAGGGTCCCGGCAGGCCTGCTGGGCGGAATGTGGTCGTGTCTCAGACTGCTGATGGCTTCCACTTCCCAGACAGGCCCAGACAGCCCCCACCAGCAGCTGAGAGAGATTCCCCAATAGCCCAGCAGCTGCCAAGCCACCAAAGCAAACAGGACGCCCCCCCACGCTCACACGCAGAGCGGCCACCACGCCCCATACACCCCCAAGCCCAACAGAGCCCGTCTGGTTCCCTGGGCTGGCCATACCCCTGCCACACTCATACCCTTCAGTGCCCTGGACCACTTCTCCAGGAAACCCCCTGCCCGGCCCCTCTCCCTCTGATCTTGACCTTGTACCTGCCCCAGGCTGAGGCAGGGCGCTCTCTATAACAGGTGTGGCTCCTGGAAAGTCTATGGGGCCCTCCCAGGGGCCAGCCACCAATAATGGGGGACCCAGGGACTGATTCTCAAAAACTTCCCCAACCTGGTGGACTGTCCCATCCCTCCATCCTCAAGcatcctgcctccctcctttGAGCCCCAGGCCCAGATGGGTTGGGAGAACAGATTGGCAGGTGACAAGCAGCCCCAAACATTTAACAAACTCTCATCACCCCTCCGTCCCTAGCCCACACTGCCCAAACCAATGACCAGACTGAATCACAGGAGACATTGAACTTCAAGCAAAGCTTTAATTGCAGTCACTGGGGCAAAGTCAGGAGGCCCCCCTCAGCGAGGGGAGGCAGGAagcagacagagaaacacaacaGCTCTTGGGTGGTGGCCCAGACGGGCTCTCGGGGCGCGGCAGTAGCGTGCTGGGAGCTGGAGGCGATGGCTGCCCCTGGGCCCTGGAGGCTGGGCTGTTGCAGGTGGAAAGCGGCCTCAGTGGGTGGAGCGATGGACCTGCTCGCGGGAGGAGACCACCTTGCCATCCTGGACTTCCTCCATGATGGTCCGCACCTGGCGGGTGGTCACCGTGCCTGTGGGCGGAGGGGGAGGAACACACACAGAACCTCAGGCTGGAGGCCCTCCCTGAGCCCCCCCGCACAGAAGGGGCCTCAGCCTCTCCCCACCCGCCCCGGGCAGGACGGGGCAGGCTCTTACCTTCCCGGGTGGGCTGTGAGACCAGGGACGAGGAGTACTGGGTGGACAGGCTGCAGGAAGAAGGGGAGCTGTCAGCCCAGGGGTCCCAGTGGGGAGTCCAGCCCCGTGGGAGGAGGAGCAGCTGGCTAGGCCGAGGGGAGAGAAGCCCCAGGAAATCGGAGAGAAATCACAGCGGGGGGTACACGGCAGAGAATGGCAACCACAGGGTCAGAGGGACAGGCCCAGTGGGCAGGAATAAGGAAAGCGGATACCCCAACAGGAGGCCCAGAGGCATTTTGCTGCCAACCAGGGATTTATAAGGAGAAGCTGAGTgagtggtgtgtttttttttttcatatcctgAAGGGCCCAACAAATAAACTTCATTAAAACAGGAGAGACTGTGGTTAGACTGCAGATGGACTTGGCCATCCTCACAGAGCAAAACTCAggaatgagtgactaagcatggagACTCCAGGATATCCATGGCCCCTTTACACCAGGGCCTGAGCACCCTCCCAACTCCAAACCAGAGCGCCACCCATCCTGGACAATGGGATCACCAACCAGTCACTGGAACCAGAAACCCAGTGCCATTGTTACCCATTCCTTCACACACTTACTCAAACGTTTATTGAGTTCCGCCTACAAGGCACGCTCAGCCCCGCTTTCAGGCATCCAGCCCTGCTGTTTTTAGCTAACACATCCTATGGGTGCATGATCTCCCCTCCCCCGTCCTCCGCCTGCCTTACAGCAGGTCTTCCTCCccggtgactcagacggtaaagaatctgcctgcaatgcaggaaacccgggttcaatccctgggtcaggaagatcccctagaggagggcatggccacccactccaggatttttgcctggagaattccatggccagaggagcctggacggctatagtccatggtgtcacaaagagtctggacatgactgagcgactaacaccttccCTGGCCTTACTCGCTGCTC encodes:
- the KRT17 gene encoding keratin, type I cytoskeletal 17, with amino-acid sequence MTTTIRHFSSGSIKGSSGLGGSSSRSCRVSGSLGGGSCRLGSAGGLGSVLGGSSYSSCYSFGSGGGYGSGGFVGGGFGGGFGGVDGLLVGGEKATMQNLNDRLASYLDKVRALEEANTELELKIRDWYQKQAPGPAPDYSSYFKTIEDLRNKILTATVDNANILLQIDNARLAADDFRTKFETEQALRVSVEADTNGLRRVLDELTLARADLEMQIENLKEELAYLRKNHEEEMKALRGQVGGEINVEMDAAPGVDLSRILNEMRDQYEKMAEKNRKDAEDWFFSKTEELNREVATNSELVQSGKSEISELRRTLQALEIELQSQLSMKASLEGSLAETENRYCVQLSQIQGLISSVEEQLAQLRCEMEQQNQEYKILLDVKTRLEQEIATYRRLLEGEDAHLTQYKTKEPVTTRQVRTIVEEVQDGRVISSREQVHQTTH